The genomic region GCTCAAGGCAGTGGTGCACATTAAGATCATGAGTTTCTATGGGCGAACAGAGTAGGTGCCTGGGTATGAGAGTGCAAGTGGTGCTTGCTCTCCTTCGGCAGCTGTAGGTGCCTTTCCGTGCCATTCGAAGCACATGCATCGAGTCTCCATCAAACCACTTCAAAATCATGGCGCGCACGGCCACTATGGTCGCAAGAATCAACGATGACACCACTAACGAGCCGGCGACGCCATCACTTTTTGATCCAGAATATCTGCGTCACCGAGCACGTTGGATCCGCGATATCCTCGATCCACAGGTCGCCCAAGAAGGAGCCAATGCGCTACACTCTGACGAAGTCCTGACCCTCGACGAACTATTACGGAGACTGCTCGACCATGACATGTCACTGGCAGATATTCGGTTCACACGAATGCACCTCGCGATCAGCGAGATATCGGGCAAAGCCACACGATGGCCCAAGAAACTGATTGATAGGTGCGAGGCGATCAAGGTTGTATGGGAAGCAAGGTATGGCCCGCTGAAAACCTTGGGAACGCCACTGTACGAGCCTGGAGGCCGCCTGCACGGCATCTGTCGACCAGAAGACCTGAACAAGGAGAAGCTGTTGGTGAAATGGCTCCAATCACCGGCTGCGAAGCTGAGTCCATCGGTATCAAGAAAGGTCGGAGACCTTGGCTTCACTCCAGGAGAGTAAGTTTCCAGGCTTCCGAGCGTCTGACAAAGAGTGCTAAGCATGATCCGGTAGCTGGTGGATCAGTCCTATGTTTGCGTACAGAGCGGGTATCATCGACAGTGGCAATCCAGCTGGCGGCATTGTGTCCGACAGCGATGGCGCCTACGCCGTGGTACTGACTGATAGTGACGAGGTGTCCGGAAATGATCCTAACCACTTTCAATACCGTGCGAGAGACGGCGATCCTGGACGATATCGACTGACAGCTGCGACGCCTGAGTCACGACAGCCAGTACGCATCTTGAGAAGTCATATGCTGCATAGCTTCCTCAAACCGCGAGCAGGCATCAGATATGATGGGTTGTATGTACTCTGGCCATGAACACAGCAGCATTCTCATACGGCTCTACTTCATCTTGCTAAAGAAGTCATCACAGGCATAAGGTTACAGGGTGGTCGTTGAAGAAAGATGTCAAGACCAATAAAACGGTCTTCATCATCAACTTCAAGCGTCTTTCGAGCGAACTCAGCATGGAGGCTGTGCTGTGCAGACCCTGGTCAGACGAGGTCGAAGACTATTCGGAGTACAAGCGTCTGCGTCAAGAGCAGCGCGACAAGCAGAAGGATGCACCGCCTCCAGTGCCAATCACAACCAGCGATGGCGCGAACGACCATGTCTGGGCTAGCACGTCGGTGGCCGTGGTTCTCCCagctacgagcggcttcaCGGTCCTACACCCGGATGGAGGGAGAGATCCAGCTGCAGGGTGAACGTGCACTGCTGCATAGTATATCAGTGATCGGCAGAGCCGCATAGGCAATGCAAAGCTATCGGCATTCGCTGTCTGTTGCCACTTGATAGCCGCAGTAGTCGTAACACGGAAATCTTGGAATTTGCATCGCACTTTGAACCTCGCATATTGAATGTCAAAGGCCGCTTTCCTGCACCTTCTACAGTGTCTGCCGTCTTGTGAAGAGTTGTGCTTGACAAAACAAGCTCAGATGCTGTGCTTGCCTGCCTCGCGGCTTCCTCAGTCGAGCTTGCCGAGGTGTTTGCCAAGAACTTCGCGAGAGAAACGGCCCTTTTCCAACCTCTTCTGTCATCAACGACATCCAACCCCTACTACGAATTTACGATTGCTTCCGCATGAGCCGCATGTGACACACCAGCAACTGCCAGTGCTGTCACGCTGATCCACCCAGCGGTACACCGTTTGACATCGCGTTTGAACAAACACGTGGTCCTATTGGCTTCACAACATAGCGTGGCATCTTCTGTGGAGACTTCTGGGGATTCGGTGGAGTGCACCCCATGGAGGACTCGCCGCCCGGACCATCAAACTCGCGCTCGACACGAAGATGGCTCGATGGAGTGATATAGTAAGTGGATCGGCAGCTGGAATATAACTCTAGGCACCTAGGGATGCTCTTGCCTTCATCATTTCACTTCGCTCATCCTTCATTCTGTCATATGCGGTTGCTATCATGAGTGCTCACCACGCCAATAGTGAGCGCATCTCCGCTGAAGATGATCCCAGAGACATTAAGAATGCTGCCGACTTTCTCGACGAAGTGGACGAGCACAATGCGGTCAAGCCGAACAGGACCCTCGAGGCACCTCCCTTGGTCAGAGACTTGAGCCCAGCGGATCGAGAAAGACTGGAGAAGACGCTGGTTCGCAAAATCGACTTCAGATTACTACCCGCCGTCATCATCATGTACATCATGAACTATCTCGACAGAGTAAGCACCAGAGTAGCATGATTGTGTTTATCTTTCTGACACCGACAGAACAACATTGCAACAGCCAGGTTGGCCGGCAATCCGGGCCTAGAAGAGGACATCAACATGAACGATTCCCAGTACGAGACTTGCGTGTCCATCTTATTCGTCGGCTACATCTTGATGCAAATCCCGAGCAATCTTTTTCTGAACAAAGTCGGCAAGCCTGCTCTCTTTCTGCCTGGTGTTATGGTGATCTGGGGCATCATTTCGACTGCTACAGCAGCCGCGCGTAGCTTCGGCGGCCTGGTGGCGATCAGATTCTGCCTTGGGTTCATCGAGGCAGCTTACTTTCCTGGTTGTCTGTTTTATCTTTCTTGCTGGTATACCAGGAAGGAACTGGCATTCCGATCAGCTATCTTGTACTCGGGTTCTCTCATATCTGGTGCTTTTGCCGGATTGATCGCAGCCGGTATCACGGACGGCATGGATGGAAAGCTCGGCTTGCCAGCATGGCGATGGTGAGTCGACAGGAGAGCGACTGAAGATATCTGCTAACGTGCTACAGGCTTTTCATCATCGAAGGCGCTATTACAATCGTCATTGCTGCAGTCTGCTTCTTCGTCTTGCCCAACCTCCCCAGAACGACCAAATGGCTAACCGAAGAGGAGCGACAACTGGCCGTCTGGCGATTGCAAGAAGACATTGGTGTCGATGACTGGACCAGCAGCGAAGAACAATCTTTCTGGCAAGGCATGTTCCTCGCTTTCAGAGACACCAAAGTCTGGATCTTGATGGTCATGCTCTTGGGAATCGTCTCCAGCGCCTCCGTCACGAATTTCTTCCCGACAGTAGTGCAGACACTTGGTTACTCCAAGCTGATCACACTGCTGTTGACAGCACCACCTTATGTGCTGGCAGTCTTTGTATGTTTCGCGAACGCGATCCATGCAGACAAGTCCGGGGAGCGATTTCTGCACATTACCATACCGCTCATCATCGGCATGGCCTCATTCATCCTGGCAGCAGCCACGACATCTGTTGCTCCACGTTATGTTGCCATGATGTTGATGGTACCATCTATCTACGCAGGCTACGTGATTGTTCTGGCATGGATATCGAACACGATTCCTCGTCCTCCAGCCAAGCGTGCTGCAGCTCTGGCAGCCATCAACGCGGTGTCTAATGCCTCATCCATCTACGCCTCCTACATGTACTCAGGGGCTCCTCGATTCATCATCGCATTCTCGGTCAACTGTGGCACACTGTTCCTGGCGATTGCGATGGCAGCAGTCCTCAGAATCATGCTCGTACGCCTCAACCACAAGCTTGATCGGGGTGAGACCATCGATGGTGGCATTTCTGGTGCATCTATTGGAGAGGGCGAGGCAATGAGACGAGGCTTCAGGTTCCTGGTATAGATGGTGTGCTCGGAGCAGCTCACGGTTGCTCACATGGAGTACGAGCGTCCATGCCTCCTAAAGGCCAAGCCTAGCAGTAAGCTCACTGCACTTCGACTTGCGGCTTCCTGGGAATCATGCTTCAGATGCCATGTGCATGGGGCAGCTTGCTCAATAGAGATAGTTCCGCGATATCCAGACTAATCGCTAGCTCGCCATTACTTGGTGTCTGACCACGATCACACTCCTACCAGGACTCGTGGAGAGATTCTGCCCTGGCCAATGATCTTCAGCCTGGGTTACAGTCTCAGGTCGACTAGGAATGTACAACGCGGATTACGGCTGGAACTGTCTCTGAAATCAGAGCTTTGTACCACTCCAAGGCGAGGTACCGCGCTTCCAGGACTGCTTGCCACTGCTGCTTTCACAGACCAAGACCGTCGAGTCTGAGGCAACGGTGGTGATCGCGCGCTGTAGCCCCAGTCCTGAGGCTCCAAACTGATCATAGCATTGCATAGGCACTATATCACAGAGCCCACTCATTTCCTCCACTCACACACTTGTCTTGACTTCGAACCAAACTCCGCCACAGCCACGATCCTACCAGGAGGACCATGCTCGAGCAGTATCGGCCAAGACCCGAGCCGCCGGGAACATACGATAGCGAGCTATTCGGGGAGTAACGCACTAGTCACTGCTTTCCGACACAGGTGTCGTTAGTCGACGATGACATGGTGATGTCAGGTCTTGCGTCCAATTGCCTGGCACCCGCATCCTTACTGTCTCGTTCCGACAGCGTATAGACCAATTCGCTGTGACCTTGACTAGCTCTGGAGGGATGCTGATCAATCCGCTCGCCTCAGGCATCGCCTTGTGAGTATAGGTAGAAGAGACGGCGATTTTCTTCATCGGAATCTGGCTGTCTGTGGCGTGTGCCAGAACATGTCCAAGTCTTGGCTACTAAGATTTTCATTCTTCTGCGCGGAAGGCGTTCGCGCGGTAAGACGGTCGTGTCTGGGTACTTACCGCCTCATTAGAGCCATGGTCGACAAGCATGGACACGTGGGAGATCTTGAAGTACCGGCGCTCTCGATGTGTATCTAAAGCTGGTGTACAAAATTCAGACCGGCCCCCAATCGGTTCACAACGATCGTACAGGCACTACTCAATCTGCATGATCATCCTTGTCTGAACTGGTTCGCCGCTTCCTCTTCAGATGCTCTGCGACACCCATCCCAGCAAGACCTGCTTAGCTCCAACCCTAATATGCACTTCACGCTTCCTATCACTGCCGCCTCGCCCGACCATAGCTGCCTATAGAGCACTCTAGACGCTTGGCCCTTGTATGCGAGCTACTATGAAAAGCACAGTCACAGCACATCGTCATGGCTCCGGGCGGAAGTCTGTTCAATATCTGACGATGTGCTTACTGCACTGTCTACGCACCCTGGGCACAAACGACGATGCGAGCAAGAGCGATCTGACGTGCCATGTGACGCTCAGTCTGAGTAGTCGGATTCAACTGTGGAGATACAGGAACAGATGGCCATAGAGATCTTGGCTGACTGCGAGACATCCGCAGAGATGCGATGGTCGAAGATATAAAGAGGGCCGTGGTGCCTTCGCTTTCAGAAGCAGCAGCACAACAGCAACAACTCCCCACTAACAGGCACAACACATCTCAACCCTCGCACCATGAGCATAGCTTGAACAGCTATGTGAAGAATGTTTAGCTTCTGCTCCACGGATCATCTCATGTCGTACAAGTCTGCAATTGCATGCATGATACTATACAATTTACTGCAACATGCTGTTCAAATCTTCGCCAGTCACATCCTCGATCTGCTTCATCCATCGCAGGGTCTCGCGCTCGACAGGTCCGTCATCGTCTTCTTGCAACTCTGAAATCAATGGCAGCCATTCTGGCAGATGGCCAACCCAGTCGACGTTGAGTCTCTCGGTAAGCGCGCGCTCAACCTTAACTGCTGCCAACCTGACCGCAGCTTCTTCATGTCTCATGGATGCCATGATCATGGTGTTGAGAGTCTTATGCTGCTCCGGCGAATTGGCGGCGACCCCAAGTTCGACGATGGCAGGAATGACATACTCCTCTACATTCAAAGATCCTGCTTGCAGCAACAGACACAACAGTGGCTCAACGATCGGATCGAAGTGTGCAGGAGTCTGCCAAAAGCCATCCTGATCATGACTGAGGTTCGCTGTCAGACATTCGATCACCAGTCGCAGCAATCGTCCCTCGAGCTCTTTCTGCGGGCTCAACGAGTTGAGCAACGACACAGAGTTCTCGAGTATGAATGCGTAGTAGCTCGTGACCAGCGACTTCAGCTGGTTGAACAACGTGGAAGCGAAGCTGTAGAGACTCGTGTGGCGGTGGATGGTGCCTTCCCGGTCGTCAGGAATCTGACCGACCCATTCTCCTAGCCGAAGGAAGAATGGTCGGAAGGTAGCATCGTTGAGCTTAAGCACGGTATCCATAGTGACACTGTCGACAAGCTCGAAAAGCCCGTCATAGTGGCTAGGCTCGTCAGCTGTGGGCAGCAGTCTTCGACGCAAGTCAAAGGCATGGAACAGTACGCCGAACAGCAGCTGGGCGTTCTTCAGGATAGTCGACTTGGTATGATGCTTGACAGCACCCTGCAAAGTCTCCAGATACAGACGTGCGGCGGATCCGCCAAGAACGACAATCTGTTCCCACGTGCGCTCGATGGTGCCCAAGCAGTCGTGAGCAGGCAGCTTCCTGGCAGCAAGTGCTGTGAATTCGATGGCTTCGGTCTCGTCATAGTCAGCAGCCACCACAAATAGCCGATCGAGATGAGCTCCAGCCAACAGCCAAGGAACATGGTCCAGGATTCCCATAGCAAAGCTGAAACCGGCACTCATTAAGCCGGTACTGTGTTTGTCCTCGTCACCATCTTCTAAAATCTGTTCCATATACGAGATCGCGCGGTCGAGCGTTCTCGGCAGGACAGGGACAAATTCATCACCAAGGACTTCGACCATGCTTGCCAGGCACAGCAAGGACAGGCGCCGCAGCTTGCTATCATCACTGCCGAGGGCAGCGTCGCCAACGATCTGCTGGGCGACTTGAAGGACGGTGGTACGATCAGTCTTGCCGAACTTGTCAGATATGCGATCGATGCATGCAATGGCCGCAACTCGAACTTCGACTGGCTGACTTGGTATGACGAAAACCGCGCAGTTCGGGAGCACATCGATGAAGATCTGCTGCATAGCAGGATCGCCTCGCCTGGCCGTGACAACACGCTGCTCCAACGACCTGAAGACTTGTTGACGGATATCATCGGTGCCAGATTGCATGAGCTTAGCGCTCGACTCGATGAAGTCCTTGGTAGGCATGAGTCCGAGGACGGCTGTCAACAAGTCTGCAGCATTATCGCGAAGATCGACATTGCTCCTGAGCTGAAGTCCTAGCTGCATGGTCTTCTCCAAGATGGTGGAGTATGCTACGCGAAGGCTTTCCGCTTTGTCATCGCTTGTCTTGAGCTCCTTGGCGAGCCTCTTGCGCAGTGCATCACGCCCGAGAACGTCAGTCAACCCATCGATGAGAACTGACGTGCTCTCCTTCGCCTGCTCCTTGTTCTTCTCGCCATAGCCTAGGATGACATCAGATAGTGCTCGCCTAGCTTTAAGAGTGTCGAACACAAGATCAATGTACTGCTTGACGGCTGTGATCTGAGTGTTGCTCGGGAATGTGTTCATGAGTTCGGACACGAAGCGACGGACTCCCGGATCCTCGGGATGCCTTTCAATCAGCATGGCAGCAATTGTGAACAGTGCTTGGTCGGCGCCGAGGGTATTGACGAGATTACGGAAGAGGTCCGCTCGCCGATGTAAGGGAATGTGCTCATATGCCGCAGTGAAGCTGAGTAGCAAGTCTGCTGCACCACTGATTAAGTCTTTCCCACGCTTCTTGAGAGACGCTGCCAAGGGCGGAATAATTCGAGCGACAGTCTGGTCCGTAACATGCGCGCTGTACTCATCGCCCTGTTTGAGGATGGTAGAGCTCATGAAGGTAAACAATGGCATAACGCTGTGGAGGACCAAATCTGGTGCCCACGAAGCTAGAGCAGACATCAATAGCAAAGCGGCGTGGTGCACCTGCGTGTTTGATGTGTTTCTAACACAATCGACGATCAAGTCTGCGCGGATGACTGAACGGTCAACGTCTCTGTTGGCGTTGGCCTTGAGACCATTGACAACACTAAGCAGATTGTTGACGATCAAGCCTTGCAGGTAAATAAGCTCAGAGTCCAGAAGAGCCTTGTAATGATGAAGCTCGCTGAGCAGATGGAACAAGCCCTTGAGCAGTTGTGGATGTCTCTCTGGCTTGGCTTGTTCGACAAGCTCCAGCACTAAAGTCATGCGGCGCAGCGCGAGGTTGAGTTTGCCTTTGTCAACGCTGCCCAACTTGTGCACATCAGAGGTGCGGCTTGTGCGCTGCTTCTTTGCGGGCGTTGGTTGACTTTGTAGATCGGCAGCGTTGGGCAAGGTCTCGACCAGGTGCACCAGGACATCTGTCGGGAGACCAAGACTGCGAAGGGTATCGACAGCCTCGCTTTGAACATCGTCGGACGCATCGGGGTCATGAGCGAGATCGAGCAGCCAATCCACAAGCTTGGGCTGTGCAGCTTTTCTCAGCAGTTGTCTCAGCCGGGAGAAGGCAAGTTGTGATCTTCGACTGCCAGAGGTCGCCAGTTCCTGCAGGAATTGCACCTCTTCGCCACTGCGGTGGCTTACGCACGCGACAAGAGCTCGAGCGAGGTTGTCTGAATCATCGCCGGATTGCTCAAGACTGACCACACTGCGAACGTACGGTAGCAAAATGTGTGACCTTGCGGTACCTGCATGCTTGCCCACACGGCTTAAGATGGGCAACAGGCGCAGCTTCAGCATGTGCGATGGCGTTGCCACCACGTGAGAGGCCAAGAAGGCATAGGTTGCTGGTCGTAGCGTTGCTTTCAGCTCTTTGCGCTGCGGTGTTGCAGTGCCGGAAGTGCCGTTGAGCTCGGTGGACAAGGACTGCACGATCTTCTCTGCGTCGATCACACAATCCTCAATTATTGGCAGCAGTGCATCTGCTAGTACACGGTGTGCGTCGGCGGTGGGAAGCCATTGTACTTGGCTGCTCTGCTTGCCGTAGATGGTATCTTTACTCCACACAGCAGACTCGTCAGTCTTGCCTTTTTCTTGTGGCCTGAGCTTATACAACGCATGAAGGGCCTTGCTTGCCACTCCTGCAGCCGTGCGTACCGCCTTTGCTGGATCGGCAAGCGCTGCGATCAGGTAAGGTATGAGTGCTTGCACGTCGACGAACGCATTGTCTTTCTTGGCCTGCTGCAAGAGCTCCGCTGTCATCTGCAAAGACTTGACACGAGCTGACACTGGCGCGTGGCTCATCCACACGCCTGCGAAGAAGGTGAACGTGTTGGGCTGTTTTGTGCATGCGCTCCTCTCAAGTGAAGGCTGGGCAAGAAGAGCCGATATGTCCTCCTCTGACGGCAGCGCCTGATGGAAAGCCATGCTGAATTGCTCCAATGCTTGTTGGTGAACAGGGTCGAGGAAGGAAGTCTGTTTGCTTGGCAGCTTGGGCAAAGCGGTAAGATCGAGAGCTGAACGGTCAATAGCAGCCGCTGGCTGTTCATCCAGCAACATTGCATCAGTGTCATCGTCACTGGCCTCTGCACTGTCGCTGGACTGTAGCTGAAGCGCTAGATCAGCATCCAGTCGGGCAGGATTGATGTCGGCTCGCTCAGCGGCCGCTCTGATGAGTCGCGACCCATTCTCGCCCTCTGCAAGGCTGTTCAGCATCTTCAGAAGCTCACTGCGTAACTCCACACCATGTTCGGTGGTAGCGACGGCATCCAGTATGCTTTGTAGCACATCCAGCTTGCCAGCATCTGACACGTTGTGATTGAGCACGGAGGCTGTGAGCAACGATAGCATTCGAGGTTCATGCTCCTGCAGCTTGGCATGCAACGCGCCAATCGCGGCTCCCACGAGGAGCTTCTCTACGCGGTACTTCGCGCCAATCCTTTCGATGATCTCGAGTAGGTCGTCATGTTTCGTGATGGCTTTCACTACCGGTCTAGGTAAGCTCATTGCTTCTCGTTCTTCGGCCAAAACGGCCAAGCAGAGGATTCCGTCCTGCACAGTCTGGTCTGTCCAGCCGTTGGCGACGGCGTCCATCATGGCATTTAGTGCTTTATCGCTCAAAGATGACTTGGTGGCCAAGATGGTCATGATCATGCAAGCTCCGA from Fulvia fulva chromosome 2, complete sequence harbors:
- a CDS encoding MFS-type transporter cnsO, whose translation is MSAHHANSERISAEDDPRDIKNAADFLDEVDEHNAVKPNRTLEAPPLVRDLSPADRERLEKTLVRKIDFRLLPAVIIMYIMNYLDRNNIATARLAGNPGLEEDINMNDSQYETCVSILFVGYILMQIPSNLFLNKVGKPALFLPGVMVIWGIISTATAAARSFGGLVAIRFCLGFIEAAYFPGCLFYLSCWYTRKELAFRSAILYSGSLISGAFAGLIAAGITDGMDGKLGLPAWRWLFIIEGAITIVIAAVCFFVLPNLPRTTKWLTEEERQLAVWRLQEDIGVDDWTSSEEQSFWQGMFLAFRDTKVWILMVMLLGIVSSASVTNFFPTVVQTLGYSKLITLLLTAPPYVLAVFVCFANAIHADKSGERFLHITIPLIIGMASFILAAATTSVAPRYVAMMLMVPSIYAGYVIVLAWISNTIPRPPAKRAAALAAINAVSNASSIYASYMYSGAPRFIIAFSVNCGTLFLAIAMAAVLRIMLVRLNHKLDRGETIDGGISGASIGEGEAMRRGFRFLV
- a CDS encoding U3 small nucleolar RNA-associated protein 10 codes for the protein MATVLQQQLAAIAARSTHQLDLKAQKARHSKSLLFEARDAAAQNFDTIYQVCLEGFDALCQLDVRFAPFAPSLFSEQSKNEDRATMTAQENAELDAVIESFLRLLGARLLLKPAMKAAEWLVRRFRVHEHNTEALLLTFLPYHASHIFPTLLSILPEQLPPTFRFLHPYVSSLQTPPRHAIVAAASINSAFFAAFSQYTLNLAKARYQSALLLGFWASITAQSVNVMIDATRSGRETARRQKEEDLLLKVLPILQSALSIRGVPELYLGACMIMTILATKSSLSDKALNAMMDAVANGWTDQTVQDGILCLAVLAEEREAMSLPRPVVKAITKHDDLLEIIERIGAKYRVEKLLVGAAIGALHAKLQEHEPRMLSLLTASVLNHNVSDAGKLDVLQSILDAVATTEHGVELRSELLKMLNSLAEGENGSRLIRAAAERADINPARLDADLALQLQSSDSAEASDDDTDAMLLDEQPAAAIDRSALDLTALPKLPSKQTSFLDPVHQQALEQFSMAFHQALPSEEDISALLAQPSLERSACTKQPNTFTFFAGVWMSHAPVSARVKSLQMTAELLQQAKKDNAFVDVQALIPYLIAALADPAKAVRTAAGVASKALHALYKLRPQEKGKTDESAVWSKDTIYGKQSSQVQWLPTADAHRVLADALLPIIEDCVIDAEKIVQSLSTELNGTSGTATPQRKELKATLRPATYAFLASHVVATPSHMLKLRLLPILSRVGKHAGTARSHILLPYVRSVVSLEQSGDDSDNLARALVACVSHRSGEEVQFLQELATSGSRRSQLAFSRLRQLLRKAAQPKLVDWLLDLAHDPDASDDVQSEAVDTLRSLGLPTDVLVHLVETLPNAADLQSQPTPAKKQRTSRTSDVHKLGSVDKGKLNLALRRMTLVLELVEQAKPERHPQLLKGLFHLLSELHHYKALLDSELIYLQGLIVNNLLSVVNGLKANANRDVDRSVIRADLIVDCVRNTSNTQVHHAALLLMSALASWAPDLVLHSVMPLFTFMSSTILKQGDEYSAHVTDQTVARIIPPLAASLKKRGKDLISGAADLLLSFTAAYEHIPLHRRADLFRNLVNTLGADQALFTIAAMLIERHPEDPGVRRFVSELMNTFPSNTQITAVKQYIDLVFDTLKARRALSDVILGYGEKNKEQAKESTSVLIDGLTDVLGRDALRKRLAKELKTSDDKAESLRVAYSTILEKTMQLGLQLRSNVDLRDNAADLLTAVLGLMPTKDFIESSAKLMQSGTDDIRQQVFRSLEQRVVTARRGDPAMQQIFIDVLPNCAVFVIPSQPVEVRVAAIACIDRISDKFGKTDRTTVLQVAQQIVGDAALGSDDSKLRRLSLLCLASMVEVLGDEFVPVLPRTLDRAISYMEQILEDGDEDKHSTGLMSAGFSFAMGILDHVPWLLAGAHLDRLFVVAADYDETEAIEFTALAARKLPAHDCLGTIERTWEQIVVLGGSAARLYLETLQGAVKHHTKSTILKNAQLLFGVLFHAFDLRRRLLPTADEPSHYDGLFELVDSVTMDTVLKLNDATFRPFFLRLGEWVGQIPDDREGTIHRHTSLYSFASTLFNQLKSLVTSYYAFILENSVSLLNSLSPQKELEGRLLRLVIECLTANLSHDQDGFWQTPAHFDPIVEPLLCLLLQAGSLNVEEYVIPAIVELGVAANSPEQHKTLNTMIMASMRHEEAAVRLAAVKVERALTERLNVDWVGHLPEWLPLISELQEDDDGPVERETLRWMKQIEDVTGEDLNSMLQ